From Orcinus orca chromosome 3, mOrcOrc1.1, whole genome shotgun sequence, a single genomic window includes:
- the LOC101283648 gene encoding nucleolin, with amino-acid sequence MVKLAKAGKNQGDPKKMAPPPKEVEEDSEDEEMSEDEEDDSSGEEKKGKKATTTPAKKMMVSPTKKVAVATPAKKAVVTPGKKTAATPAKKTVTPAKAVATPGKKGATPGKALVATPGKKGAAAPAKGAKNGKNAKKEDSDEEDEDDSEEEEEEDEEEDEDEFEPAVMKATAAPASDDEDEDDEDDGEDDDEDDEDDEDDSEEEAMETAAAKGKKGPAKAAPVKAKSTAEDEDEEDDEEDEEEDEDEEEDEDEEEEDEEEDEEEEELVKEAPGKRKKEMAKQKAAPEAKKQKVEATEPTTSFNLFVGNLNFSKSAPELKTGISDLFAKNDLAVVDVRIGVSRKFGYVDFESAEDLEKALELTGLKVFGNEIKLEKPKGKDSKKERDARTLLAKNLPYKVTQEELKEVFEDAVEIRLVSKDGKSKGIAYIEFKTEADAEKTLEEKQGTEIDGRSISLYYTGEKGQGQDHRGGKNSTWTGESKTLVLSNLSYSAMEETLQEVFEKATFIKVPQNQSGKSKGYAFIEFASFEDAKEALNSCNKREIEGRAIRLELQGPRGQPNARSQPSKTLFVKGLSEDTTEETLKESFDGSVRARIVTDRETGSSKGFGFVDFNSEEEAKAAKEAMEDGEIDGNKVTLDWAKPKGEGGFGGRGGGRGGFGGRGGGRGGGRGGFGGRGRGGFGGRGGFRGGRGGGGGDHKPQGKKTKFE; translated from the coding sequence ATGGTAAAGCTTGCAAAGGCCGGTAAAAATCAAGGTGACCCCAAGAAAATGGCTCCTCCCCCAAAGGAGGTAGAAGAAGATAGTGAAGATGAGGAAATGTCAGAAGATGAAGAGGATGATAGcagtggagaagagaaaaaaggcaaaaaggctACCACAACTCCAGCAAAGAAGATGATGGTTTCCCCAACAAAAAAGGTTGCAGTTGCCACACCGGCAAAGAAAGCAGTTGTCACCCCTGGCAAAAAGACAGCCGCTACGCCAGCCAAGAAGACAGTTACACCTGCCAAAGCAGTAGCAACACCTGGCAAAAAGGGAGCCACACCAGGCAAAGCATTGGTAGCAACCCCTGGTAAGAAGGGAGCAGCCGCTCCAGCCAAGGGAGCAAAGAACGGCAAGAATGCCAAGAAGGAAGACAGTGATGAGGAAGATGAAGATGACagtgaagaggaggaggaggaggatgaagaggaGGATGAGGATGAATTCGAGCCTGCGGTGATGAAAGCAACTGCTGCTCCTGCCTCGgatgatgaggatgaggatgacgAGGATGACGGTGAAGACGACGATGAGGATGACGAGGATGATGAGGATGACTCAGAAGAAGAAGCTATGGAGACTGCAGCagccaaaggaaagaaaggtCCAGCAAAAGCTGCTCCTGTGAAGGCAAAGAGCACTGCTGAAGATGAAGATGAGGAAGATgacgaggaggacgaggaggaggacgaggacgaggaggaagacgaggacgaggaggaggaggacgaggaggaggacgaggaggaggaagAACTTGTCAAAGAAGCACCTGGAAAGCGAAAGAAGGAAATGGCCAAACAAAAAGCAGCTCCCGAAGCCAAGAAACAGAAAGTGGAAGCCACAGAACCAACTACATCTTTCAATCTCTTTGTTGGAAACCTGAACTTCAGTAAATCTGCTCCTGAATTGAAAACGGGTATCAGTGACCTTTTTGCGAAAAATGATCTTGCAGTTGTTGATGTCAGAATTGGTGTGTCTAGGAAGTTTGGCTATGTGGATTTTGAATCTGCTGAAGACCTGGAAAAAGCCTTGGAACTCACTGGTTTAAAAGTCTTTGGcaatgaaattaaactagaaaaacCAAAGGGAAAAGATAGTAAGAAAGAACGAGATGCGAGAACACTTTTGGCTAAAAATCTTCCTTATAAAGTTACTCAGGAAGAATTAAAAGAAGTGTTCGAAGATGCTGTGGAGATCAGATTAGTCAGCAAGGATGGAAAGAGTAAAGGGATTGCTTATATTGAATTTAAGACAGAAGCTGATGCAGAGAAAACCTTGGAAGAAAAGCAGGGAACAGAGATAGATGGGCGATCCATTTCCCTGTACTATACCGGAGAGAAAGGTCAAGGTCAAGACCATAGAGGTGGAAAGAATAGCACTTGGACTGGTGAATCAAAAACCCTGGTTTTAAGCAACCTCTCCTATAGTGCAATGGAAGAAACTCTTCAGGAAGTATTTGAGAAGGCAACGTTTATCAAAGTGCCCCAGAACCAAAGTGGCAAATCTAAAGGGTATGCATTTATAGAATTTGCATCATTTGAAGATGCTAAAGAAGCTTTAAATTCATGTAATAAAAGGGAAATTGAGGGCAGAGCCATCAGGCTGGAGTTGCAAGGACCCAGGGGACAACCTAATGCAAGAAGCCAGCCATCCAAAACTCTGTTTGTCAAAGGTCTGTCTGAGGATACTACAGAAGAGACATTAAAGGAGTCGTTTGACGGCTCTGTTCGTGCAAGGATAGTCACTGACCGGGAGACTGGATCCTCTAAGGGGTTTGGTTTTGTAGACTTCAACAGCGAGGAAGAGGCCAAAGCTGCCAAGGAGGCCATGGAAGATGGTGAAATCGATGGAAACAAAGTTACTTTGGACTGGGCCAAGCCTAAGGGTGAAGGTGGCTTCGGTGGCCGAGGAGGAGGCCGAGGTGGCTTCGGTGGCCGAGGAGGAGGCCGAGGTGGCGGCCGAGGTGGATTTGGAGGCCGAGGCCGGGGAGGCTTTGGAGGGCGAGGAGGCTTccgaggaggcagaggaggaggaggaggagaccacAAGCCACAAGGAAAGAAGACGAAGTTCGAATAG